GAGTTGATGACGCACTACCGTGACAAGTGTGCGAGCGCGAAGATCTCCGCGTCGGAACGTACCCAGTTCCTTGATGCCTTGCGCCTTGGGTTGACGCGGTCGTCGTACTTGTCCTCGTAAGCTGAGCTGACACACATCCAACTGTGGAAGGGGCGGTGCGACGATTCGACGTGCCCCCGATAGCGGTACATCAGCAGCAGATAAGTTGCCTGACACACTGCCATCGGGGCATGGGTATCTACACAACTTCCAGTGAATACGGAATCTATGGCAATTAGGCTTCTGTGGTGAGCGGGGCAAGCCCGCTCACCACAGAGTTATGTGTCAGCCTTTAAGAGTTGTGTAGATAACTATGGCCATCGGGGGCAAGCCCATCCCATATTTGGAACACTGCTATTGCTGAGGTTTTGTGGGGGCTCAATGATGTCGAGCAAATGGCTGCAAGTGTTCACCCTGGCAATGGCTGCTTTCATGGCGGCCTGTTCGCCGATCAAAGTGCTTAATGCGCTCACCCCCTCCAGCACCTTCACCAAGACTCGCGGCATCGCCTACGGCGATGACCCCCGCCAGAAACTCGATATCTACCGGCCCGTTCCTGCCGTGTCCAACGCTCCCGTGGTGGTGTTCTTTTACGGCGGCAGCTGGAACAGCGGCGCCAAGGACGACTACGCTTTCGTCGGCGAAGCCCTGGCTTCCCGCGGCATTGTGGCGGTGATCGCCGATTACCGGCTGTACCCGCAGGTGCGTTATCCCGCGTTTCTCCAGGATGGCGCCCAGGCCGTTGCGTGGGCGGTCAACCACAGCGCTGAATACGGTGCAGATCCCAAGCAGCTTTACGTGATGGGCCATAGCTCTGGCGCCTACAACGCCGCGATGTTGGCGCTGGATGGGCGTTGGCTCAAGGCAGTGGGCTTGGCGCCGTCGATCTTCAAAGGCTGGATCGGCCTGGCCGGGCCTTATGATTTCTTGCCGATTGAAAACCAGGACGTGCGCCCGGTGTTCTTCTTCCCCGACTCACCGCCGGAGTCGCAGCCGATCAACCATGTCAGCCATGATGCACCGCCAAGCCTGTTGATTGCCTCGACCGATGACACGCTCGTCAACTCCACCCGCAACACGGGTGGGTTGGCGAAAAAACTGCGGGAAGCGGGGGTGCCGGTAGAGGTGTTTTATTTCACCCGAACCAGCCACGCGACATTGGTCGCGTCCATCGCCAAGCCGTTGCGCTGGCTGGCGCCGGTGCTGGATCGGGTGACGGGGTTTATTGCATCCGTGCCTAGCCGATAAGCCGGTGTGGCGCAGGCTCATTGAGCATACGCAAGGTTCCTGCTGACAGGTCAGCGGAAAATCTGGCACAAGTAGTACGCGCATTGGCCTGGGTTGAACTCAAGGTTGACTTGGTCAATCCTGTCAACGTTGCTGTTTCTACGGGAAACGTTGACGCCCCTGCTATTGATCGGCAGTTCAATCGATGCTCCTGGGGCAAGAGGGTGCAGCTCTGTGCCTTGGCTAACCATCAAATTGAACTGGCTTTCGTTTTTGACCTGCAATATGCCGGCAGCGTTGGTTGGCCCTTGCCCGCTGGTGCATCCGGCGATGGTCACTAGCGCGCACGCGATGGTAGCCCACAGGGTTTTTGTGATGTTCATATCCGACTCTCCATGCATATATGAAAGGGTAGATCCCTGACCATTCAACGCTTGGAATGTCGGTTTGTAACCTGTCAGAACTAACAGGTAGGGTCAGTTGAACCATTGGTCCTGGCGTTTGAGCCGCCAGGCGATGACGCCCAAGGTCAGGCTGCGCAACGTCATGAACAGCAGGAAAGTGATCCACAGTCCGTGATTGCCCAAGCCTTGCAACGCCCAGGCAAACGGCAGTGTTAGCAATAACGTCAGCAGCATCCCATTGCGCATTTCCCGCGCACGGGTGGCACCGATAAACAGGCCGTCCAGCAGGTAACTCCCCACTGCAATCAACGGCAGCAGCGCCAGATACGGCAGGTAGATATCGGCGGTGTCGCGCACGCTGGGGATGTCGGTCTGCATGGCGATAAACAGGTGCCCGGCAACCGTGAATAACAGCGCGAAACCGACGCTGGCGATCAGCGACCAGCCACCTGCAACTACCAATGAACGGCGCAGTGAGTGGCGGTCGCGGGCGCCGATGGCGTGGCCGCACAGGGCCTCGACTGCGTGGGCCAGACCGTCCAGTGCATGGGCCGTCAGCAGCAGGCCGTTGAGCAGCAGGGCGTTGGCGGCCACGGTCGCATCCCCCAATCGCGCGCCTTGCACGGTGATCATGAAAAACACCGATTGCAGCGCCAGGCTGCGGATAAAAATATCGCGGTTCACCGCCAGCAATGGGCGCCAGCTTTGCCAGAGCTTCAGCGCGGCCCAGGCGATATGGCCGGGGTAGGCGCGCAGGGCTTTTTGCGTCAGCGTCAGGCCGAGCAGGGCGCCGGTCCACTCGGCGATCACGGAGGCCCGGGCGGAGCCGACCACACCCCAATCCAGTCCGAGCACGAACCAGAGGTTCAGAGCGATATTCACCAGGTTGGTGGTCAGCAGGATCATCAGCGGCGCACGGGCGTTCTGCGTGCCGAGGAACCAGCCCACCAGGGCATAGCTCGCAAGGGCGGCGGGCAGGCCGAACAGGCGGGTGTGGAAGAAGTCGCGGGTCAGTTGATTGAGTTCGGGTGACGGCTGCATCCACTCCAGCGCCAGGTGGCTCAAGGGAATGCCTACCGTGCCTAGCAACATCGCCAGCCCCAGCGCCAGCAACAGGCCTTGCAGCAGGATTTGCCGCAACGCCGCGCCATCGTTGCGGCCAGCGGCCTGGGCGGCGAAACCGGTGGAGCCCATGCGCAGGAACCCCATGGCCCAGGCGAGAAAGGTATACAGGCTGGCGCCGACGGCCACGGCACCCAACTGATGGGCGTGGGGCAGGTGGCCGATGACCATGCTGTCGACCAGGGCTACCAGCGGCACCGAGATATTCGACAGGATCATCGGCGCCGCCAGGGCCCAGACGCGGCGGTGGGTAGGGCGGTCGCGCCAGTCGGTGAGTAAGGTGGACATGCAGGCTCCTCTGGGGAACGGCATTGTAACCGGGCATCCGCCACGCAGCAGCGGCAATGTGGGGTCGGATTAACTGTGTTTGTGGGATTTTGCTTGGCTTAACGTGCCCCAAGAACCAAACCACCCTCCGTCGGTCAATGTGACCAGTGCCACATCGGCTTCGCCGGCGCTGATATATAGTTCACCCCTCGGTCCCCTCTCACTACGAGTGCCCCATGCTTAACAAAGGATTGTTCCTGGCCTGCGCGCTGGCCCTGCTGAGCGCCTGCGATTCCTCTGATAAACCCGCTGCACCGCCCGCGCCCACCGTGGCGGCTGCGCCGAAACCGGCCAAGGTGGCGGTGGACTTGCCGGCGCTGAAGCAGCGCTACGCCGGGCGTGAGTTGAGCGTGGTGGACGTGTCCGAGGTGCAGTTGGACGGGGCCAGCACCTTGTCGGTGAGTTTTTCCATCCCTCTGGAGCCTGATCAAAAGTTTGCCGACAAACTCCATCTGGTGGACAGCAAGTCCGGCAAGGTCGATGGCGCCTGGGAGCTCTCGGACAACCTGATGGAACTGCGCCTGCGCCACCTGGAGCCGCAGCGCAAACTGGTGCTGACGGTCGACGCTGGGCTCAAGGCAGTCAACGCCAACACACTCGCCGCCGAGTACATCGCCCGCCTGGAAACCCGCGACCTGCAAGCCACTGTCGGCTTCGCCAGCCGTGGCACCTTGCTGCCGACGCGCCTCGCCGAGGGCCTGCCGGTGATCGCGTTGAACGTCGACAAGATCGACGTTGAATTCTTCCGCATCAAGCCCGAATCCCTGCCGTCGTTCCTGGCGCAGTGGGGGCGCAATACCAGCCTGCAAAGTTATGAATCGCGCGAACTGCTGCCGCTGGCGGATCTGGTCTACGGCGGCCGTTTCGACCTGAACCCGGCCCGCAACACCCGCGAAACCCTACTGCTGCCCATTGCTGGCCTCAAGCAATTGCAGCAGCCGGGCGTGTATCTGGCGGTGATGCGCGCCTCGGGCACCTACAACTATTCGCAACCGGCCACGCTGTTCACCTTGAGTGATATCGGCCTTTCAGTGCACCGCTACGCCAATCGCCTGGACGTGTTTACCCAGGCCCTGGAAGGCGGCAAGGCGCTGGATGGCGTAGACCTGGAAGTGCTCGACGCCGATGGCCGTGTGTTGGGCCAGGGCAAGACCGAGAAGGGTGGCCACGCCGAGTTGCCGTTGCCGAAAAAAGCCCAGGTGTTGCTGGCCAAACAGGGCGAACAGACCAGCCTGTTGCGCCTCGACAGCGCCGCACTGGACCTGGCGGAATTCGATATCGGCGGCCAGCCTTCGCACCCGCTGCAGTTCTTTGTGTTCGGCCCACGCGACCTGTACCGCCCTGGCGAAACCGTGCTGCTCAACGCCCTGCTACGCGACAAGGACGGCAATGCCGTCAAGCCGCAACCGGTTAGCGTCGAGGTGCGCCGCCCGGATGAACAGGTCAGCCGCAAATTCGTGTGGGATGCCGATGCGTCCGGCCTGTATCAATATCAACTGCAACTGGCCGGCGAAGCCCCGACCGGGCGCTGGCAGTTGGTGTTCGACCTGGGTGACGGCAAGCCGCAGTTGTATGAATTCCTCGTCGAAGACTTCCTGCCCGAGCGCCTGGCGCTGGAGCTCAAGGGCAGCGACACGGCGTTGAACCCGGCGGACAACCCGGTGATTCAGGTCAATGGTCGCTATCTGTATGGCGCACCGGCCTCCGGCAATCGCGTCAGCGGGCAAGTGTATGTGCGGCCATTGCGCGAGGCGGTCAAGTCGCTGCCCGGCTATCAGTTCGGTTCGGTCACGGAAGAGGAGTTGAGCCAGGATTTTGAACTGGACGAAAGCGTCCTGGATGCCAAGGGCCAGGAAAAACTGACCCTGGAGAGCAAATGGGCCGAGGCCAAATCGCCGCTGCAATTGATCGTGCAGGCCAGCCTGCAAGAGTCAGGCGGGCGGCCGATCACCCGGCGCCTGGTGCAGCCGATCTGGCCGGCCGAGCAATTGCCGGGCCTGCGCGGGCTGTTTGACGGCACCGAAACCAATGGCGATGGCCCGGCGGAATTCGAAGTGCTGCTGGCCAACCAGGACGGGCAGAAGCTCGCAGCCCAAGGCCTCAAGGTGCGCCTGGTGCGCGAGCGTCGCGACTATTACTGGAACTACTCCGACAACGACGGCTGGAGTTACCACTACAACGAGAAATTCCTCAACCTCGACGAACAGACCCTGAACATCAAGGCCGGCGACACCGCCAAAGTCAGCTTCCAGGTGGAGTGGGGTCCGTACCGCGTCGAGGTTGAAGACCCGCAGACCGGGTTGGTCAGCAGCCTGCGTTTTTGGGCCGGTTACCAAGCCCAGGACAACACCGAAGGCGGTGCGGTACGCCCCGATCAGGTCAAGCTGGCGCTGGATAAACCTGCCTATGGCGACGGCGATACCGCCAACGTCACGGTGACGCCGCCCGCTGCCGGTAAAGGCTACCTGCTGGTGGAGTCTGCCGAAGGGCCGCTGTGGTGGCAGGAAATCGAGGTGCCAGCCGAGGGCAAAAGCTTCGCCGTGAAACTCGACCCGAAATGGTCGCGCCATGACCTGTATGTGAGCGCCCTGGTGATTCGTCCCGGCGAGCGCAAAGCCAATATCACCCCCAAACGCGCAGTGGGCCTGCTGCATCTGCCGTTGGACCGGACCCAGCGCAAGCTTGGCGTGACCCTCACCGCGCCGGAAAAAATGCGCCCCAAACAACCGCTCACGGTGAAAGTTGCCGCCAAGAACGCCGATGGCAGCGTGCCGAAACAGGTGCATGTGCTGGTGGCAGCGGTGGACGTGGGCATCCTTAATATCACCGAATACCCGACGCCCGATCCGTACTCCAGTCTGTTTGGCCGCAAGGCTTATGGCGTGGACCAGTTCGACATCTACGGCCAGTTGATCGAAGCCGGCCAGGGCCGTCTGGCCAGCCTGGCCTTCGGTGGTGATGCGGCGTTGGCCAAGGGCGGCAAGCGCCCGGACACCAGCGTGACCATCGTCGCCCTGCAAAGCGCACCGGTGACCTTGAACGACAAAGGCGAGGGCGAAGTCAGCGTCAATATCCCCGACTTCAACGGCGAGCTGCGCCTGATGGCCCAGGCCTGGAGCGACGACCGCTATGGCATGGCCGAAGCCAAGACGGTGATTGCCGCACCGCTGATTGCTGAGCTGTCGGCGCCACGCTTCCTCGCCGGGGGCGACCAGACCACCCTGGCCCTGGACCTGTCCAACCTATCGGGCAAGGCGCAGACACTCGATGTGCAACTGAGCGCCGAGGGGCAGTTGGAGTTGGTCAGTGCCGCCGCGCAAACCGTTGAGCTCAAGCAAGGCCAGCGCACCACCCTGCGCATCCCGGTGAAAGCCTGGGGCGGGTTGGGCCAAGGCAAGGTGAAGGTCACGGTCAACGGGCTGGTTCTGCCGGGTGAAAACTTGCCGCCGTTCAGCCGAGAGTGGACCTTGGGCGTGCGCCCGGCCTACCCGGCGCTGCTCAAGCATTACCGCGCCGTGCTCAAGGATCAGCCGTGGAGCCTGCCAGCCGGCACCCTGGATCAGTTCGATACCTCTGGGCGCGAGGCGCTGTTGAGCCTGTCGAGCCGGCCGCCACTGAACCTCGGCGCGCAGATCTCGGCGCTCAAGGCCTACCCGTATGGTTGCCTGGAGCAAACCGCCAGCGGCTTGTACCCGTCGCTGTACGCCGACGACGCGCTGCTCAAGCGCCTGAGCATCAAGGGCGAGCCGGATGCCGAGCGTAAACGCAAGATCGAACTGGGTATCGAACGCCTGCTGGGCATGCAGCGCTACAACGGCAGCTTTGGTTTGTGGGGCGCCGATGGCGAGGAAGAATATTGGCTGACCGCTTATGTCACCGACTTCCTGTTGCGCGCCCGAGACCAGGGTTTTGCCGTGCCGCCCGAGGCCCTGAAAAAAGCCAGCGAACGCCTGCTGCGGTATGTGCAGGAGCGCAACCTGATTGACGTCGACTACAGCGACAACGCCGACCACACACGCTTCGCCGTGCAGGCCTACGCCGGCATGGTGCTGGCGCGCAGCCAGCAGGCGCCATTGGGTGCGTTGCGCAGTATCTTCGAGCGGCGCAGCGATGCACGTTCCGGTTTGCCACTGGTGCAGTTGGCCATCGCCCTGCAAAAGATGGGCGACCAACCGCGTGCGGACCAGGCCTTGCAAGCTGGCCTGGCGACGCAGCGCAGTGCCAAGCAATGGCTGGCCGACTACGGCAGCCCGCTGCGCGATCAGGCGATGATTCTCGCGTTGCTGGAAGAAAACGACCTGGCCAAGGGCAAGCGCGAGGAGCGTTTGTTCAGCTTGTCGGACCAACTGGCGGCCAGCCCGTACCTGTCGACTCAGGAGCGCAATTCACTGTTCCTGGCGGGGCGGCTTGGTTTTGCCCAGCCTGAGGCGAGCTGGCAGGTTTCGCTGACCGGCAGTGGCGGTCTGCGGGAATTGAACAACCAGCAATCGACGCTGCCACTGGACGACAAACTGCTGTCCAGCGACCTGAGCCTGAGCAATCAGGGCGATACGCCGGTGTACCAGCAACTGACGATCTCGGGTTACCCCCAAGTGCCTCCGGCACCCGGCGGCGAGAACCTGAGCATCCGCCGCGACTACCTGGGCATGAACGGCCAGCCGCTGAACCTGCGCAACCTCAACAGTGGCGACCTGGTGCTGGTGCACTTGGCGGTCAGCGCCAAGCAGCGCGTGCCGGATGCGTTGGTGGTCGACCTGCTGCCCGCGGGCCTTGAGCTGGAAAACCAGAACCTCGCCCAAAGTGCCGCCAGCCTTGAAAACGCCAGCAGCCAAGTGAAGGAATGGCGCGAGTCGATGCAGAACGCGGCGCTCAAGCATCAGGAGTTCCGTGATGATCGCTATGTGGCGGCAATCAATCTGCAGAGCGATGGCACCACGCACCTGCTGTACTTGGCGCGTGCCGTGACGCCGGGCACGTACCGTGTGCCGCCGCCGCAGGTGGAGTCGATGTACCGGCCGAACTGGCAGGCGGTGGGGGAGACCCCGGCAGACCTAGTGATCAAAGGGCGCTGAAATTTGACGGTTGAGCACTGTAGGAGCGGGCTTGCCCGCGAAGAACTCTATTCAGGATGTCAGCGTTATCGTTGACGTCCTTCGCGAGCAAGCTCGCTCCTACAGAGGGTGTTTTGGGGGTTAGTGAACGACCCAACTGAGCAACCAGAGCCCAAGCATCAGCCAGATCACCCCGACGATGATCGAGGCGCGCATAAAGGCGCGTACGGCCGAATACAGAAACAACAGACCGATGATCAGCGTGATGATGCTGATGATCGAGGTGTCCATGCCCAAGGTGCGGGACAGGCCTTCGACAAAGTTGCCGCCCGCATTGGTCAGGGCACCGAACAGCCCGCTGAGGCCATCGACGATAAAGCGGATGATGGAACCGAGCGCCTGGCCCAACCATTCGAAGAAGCTTTCTACCTGCATGTGTGTGTGTCCTGATGAGAGGGTGGGCGTATCTGTGCCTTTGGTTATTAATACGACAGGCTAGTTCCCACAAGCATAGAGGTTTGCCCGTTTGAATTTGCGTTTAGTTGCCCGCTGGACCCTGGCGACCCTGCTGTTGGTGATTGCCTTGCTGTGGCTGGCTGATCGCCTCTGGCCATTGCCCCTGCCCAAGGATGACCTGGCGCGGGTGGTGCTCGCCGAGGATGGCACGCCGTTGTGGCGGTTTGCCGATGCCGATGGCGTGTGGCGCTACCCGGTACAGACCCGTGAAGTCTCGCCGTATTACCTGGATGCCTTGCTCACCTACGAAGACCGCTGGTTCTACCAGCACCCCGGCGTAAACCCGCTGGCGCTGGTGCGCGCGACGTGGCAGAACCTCACCGGTGCGCGGGTGGTGTCGGGCGGCAGCACGTTGTCGATGCAGGTGGCACGCTTGCTCGACCCGCATTCGCGCACCGTTCATGGCAAGTTGCGCCAGCTGTGGCGCACAGCGCAGTTGGAATGGCACTTGTCCAAGGAGCAGATTCTCAACCTGTACCTGAACCGTGCGCCATTTGGCGGCACGCTGCAGGGCGTGGCGGCAGCCAGTTGGGCGTACCTGGGCAAGTCCCCGGCACACTTGACCCATGCCGAAGCGGCCTTGCTCGCGGTGTTGCCCCAGGCGCCGAGCCGCTTGCGCCCGGATCGCCATCCGCAGCGCGCCCAAGAGGCCCGGGACAAGGTGCTGCGCCGCCTCGCCGAGTTCCAGGTATGGCCGCGATCCGCCGTCGACGAAGCCTTGGAAGAACCGCTGCTGCTCGCGCCGCGCCTGGAGCCGAGCCTGGCCCCCTTGCTCGCCCGCCGCTTGAACCGTCCCGACAGCCCGCCGCTGATCCGCACGACGGTGGATGCCACCCTGCAACGGCGTCTCGAAGACCTGCTGCTGGGCTGGCGCGCGCGGCTGCCGGAACACACCTCGGCCGCGATCATCGTGGTGGAAGAAGAGAGCATGGCGGTGCGGGCTTATCTGGGCTCGGTGGATATCAACGACGCCAAGCGCTTTGGCCATGTGGACATGATCAGCGCGCTGCGCTCGCCGGGCTCGACCTTGAAGCCCTTCCTGTACGGCATGGCCCTGGACGAGGGGCTGATTCACTCCGAATCGCTGCTACAGGATGTACCCCGGCGCTATGGCGATTACCGGCCAGGTAACTTCTCTATGGGCTTTACCGGCGCGGTGCCGGCGAGTACGGCGTTGTCCAGTTCCCTCAACCTGCCGGCGGTGCAATTGTTGGAAGCCTACGGGCCGAAACGGTTTGCCGCCCAGATGCGCATCGGCGGCGTGCCTTTGGCGTTGCCGGCGCTGGCCGAGCCGAACCTGGCGCTGATCCTCGGCGGCGCGGGCAGCCGGCTGGAAGACCTGGTGAGTGGCTACAGCGCCTTCGCCCGTGACGGCAAGAGCGCCAGCCTGCGATTGCAGCCGGACGATACGCTCAGAGAACGGCCAATGCTGTCGCCAGGCTCGGCCTGGATTGTACGGCGCATCCTCAGTGGCCAGGCGCGGCCGGACCGCGACCCGCGTGCCGAGTTGGTGCAGCGCCCGGTGCTCGCCTGGAAGACCGGCACCAGCTATGGCTTTCGCGATGCCTGGGCGATTGGCGTGGGGCCGCGCTATTTGATCGGTGTGTGGATCGGCCGACCGGACGGCACGCCGGTGCCGGGCCAGTTTGGCTTGGCGTCGGCGGCGCCGCTGATGTTGCAGGTGCACGACGTGTTGACCAACCGCGACAGCCAGCGCGGCGTCAGCGCGCCCGTCAAGCCGGTGCCGGCCAATGTCGGCGTGGCGGCGATCTGCTGGCCGCTGGGCCAGCCCATGAGCCGCAGCGACCCCAATTGCCGGCGCCAGCGCTTCGCCTGGACCCTGGACAACACCACGCCGCCGACCTTGCAGGCGTTGGACCAACCGCTGAGCGTAGGCTTGATGGAAAACGTCTGGGTCAATGCCAAGGGCTTGCGGGTGGACGCCCATTGCCCCGGCGCAGTCGCCAGGAATATCGCCCTGTGGCCCGCGCCGCTAGAGCCCTGGCTGCCAAGGGCCGAGCGCCGTGAAGCGCGCATCCCGCTCGCCGACCCGGATTGCCCGCCACCGGCGCTGACCGCGTCGTCGCCGCTGTCCATTGTCGGTGTGCGCGAAGGCGACCAACTGCGCCTGCCCGCCGCCAGCCAACAAACCCTGCGCCTGAAACTCTCGGCCTTGGGCGGCAGTGGCCGGCGCTGGTGGTTCCTCAATGGAGCGCCGTTGGGGGACAGTGCCAACCAGGACTTTATCAATGCCAGTTTCGAGCACTTGGGCCGCTATCAGCTCAGTGTGTTGGATGAGGCCGGCCAGACCGCACGGCTTGAATTCAGCGTCGTCGATTGAATCGCCATCGGGGGCTTGCCCCCGATGAGGCCCTAAAGGTTCACTTGCCATCAACGCCAATCCCCCCGAAGCTACCCACCTTCAGGAGCCCCCTATGAACCTCGAACACCTCACCGAACGCTTGCACCGCATACGCGATACCAACGACTGGAAGCGCTTCCACTGCCCGAAAAACCTGGTCATGGCCGCCAGCGTGGAAATGGCCGAGCTGGTGGAAATCTTCCAATGGCTGACCGAAGACCAGTCCCGCCAGTTGCCTGCCGACCAACTCGCCCACGCCGGGCAGGAAGTCGGCGATATCGTGTTGTACCTGCTGCTGTTGTGCAGTGAGTTGGGCTTGGACATGAACGAGGTGGTGCGCGCCAAGTTGGCCGACAGTGAGCGGCGGTTTGCCCATGAGTGACCGTCATTTCGACCAGTTGGCCACGCGCTTCGCCGAGAAAATCTACGGCGGTGCCAAGGGCGCGATTCGCCTGGCGGTGCTGCAGGCCGACCTGGCCGAAGCGCTGCCGGACCGGCCCTTGCGCGTGCTGGATATCGGCGCAGGCTTGGGGCATATGTCGCTGTGGCTGGCCGAGCGTGGCCATCAGGTGACCCTGGCCGAACCCGCCGAGCCGATGCTCGAAGGTGCGCGGCAACGCTTCGCCGCGGCCGGGCAGACGGCGACTTTTATCCATGCGCCCTGGCAAGACCTGCTGGGCCAACTGACCGAACCCTACGACCTGGTGCTGTGCCACGCCGTACTGGAATGGCTGGCCGAACCCCATGCGATCCTGCCGGTGCTGCATCAACTGACCGTGCCCGGCGGTTGGTTGTCCCTGGCGTTCTACAACCGCGATGCGCTGATTTACCGCAACCTGCTCAAAGGCCACTTCCGCAAAATGCGCAAGAACGACATGGCCGGCGAGAAGCAGAGCCTTACCCCGCAACAGCCGCTGGACCCGCGTGAATTGGCGGCGCAACTCGACGGGCTTTGGCAGGTCGAAAGCCAAAGCGGTGTGCGGGTGTTCCACGACTATATGCCGGTGGAATTCCAGGCCCGCGCCAACCTGCAGGACCTTGTAGAGATGGAACTCGCTCACCGTCGTCATCCAGGCTTTGCCGGACTTGGGCGTTATTTGCACTGGATCTGCCGTCCGGTTTAAGCGGCCCAGTCTGCGGAGGTCGAAATGCGTCGTCTCTGTTTGATCCTGTTGTCCCTCGGGCTGGGCGCGTGCTCCAGCCCCAACCCATACGTGGCGGCTTCTGCGCCCATGCCACCGGCGCCGGCCCAGGCCGCCGCCACCTTCGATGCCAGTGCCTACCCGGCGCCGGTACGCGACTATGGCGCCTACCGCAATTGGGCCTGGCGCAACGGCCAACTGCCCGCAGGCACGGCCTGGGCGGATTCTGCCCAGGTGGCCGAAGCTGTCAGCGGCGCCCTCGACCAGCGCGGCCTGCGCCCTTCGCATGACAATCGCCCCGCCGACCTGTTGGTCAGCGCCGACGTGCGCCTGGAGAAGCGCCTCAAGCAAGTCCAGGATGACTATGGCTACGGTTATGGCGGCTACAACCGTTATGGCAATGGCTACGGCATGTACAACTCGGTGCCGATCGTACGCACCTATGAAGTGCAGGTGGTGGTGGTACGCGTCAACCTGTTCGATGCCCGCAGCGGCCAGCCCGTCTGGAGCGCCAGTGCGCAAACAGGCAGCCAGGGCAGCCTCAGCGAGCGAGCGGATGCGTTGCGTCAGGCGGTGCAAAAGGCAATGACCGCCTACCCACCCAGTTAACAGCTATTCTCATCTAAAGCTCGGTTCGCTCTTTGGAGAAAGACCATGTTTCGTCGTATCGCTACGCTCGCTTTTGTTGTGCTGCTAGGCGGTTGCCAGACCAGTCAGGTCAACCACGATTTTGACGCCAGCCGCGACTTCGGCGCCTACCGCAGTTGGGCCTGGAAAGACCCGGCCCTGCAATACCGTCCCGATGACCCGCGGATCAAAAGCGACCTCACCGAACAACGCATCCGCCAGGCGGTAGGCGAGCAACTCGACCAACGTGGCCTGCGTCCCGCTGCAGCCGGCACCAAGGCTGACCTGAACGTGCAGGCCTACCTGATCGTCGAAGACCGCCAGCAACAAGTCACCACCAACTACGGCGGCGCCTGGGGTGGCCCTTGGAACGGCTACTGGGGCGCGCCGATGTACAACGAAACGCGCAACATCACCTACAAAGTCGCGACCCTCCAGATCGACTTGCTCGACGGCAAGGACGGCAAGTTGGTGTGGCGCGGCAGTGATGAGCAGATGATGAGCAGCACGCCCAACCCGCAGGACCGCAGCAACGCTATCCGCACCACGGTAACGCGCGTGCTC
The genomic region above belongs to Pseudomonas sp. S35 and contains:
- a CDS encoding alpha/beta hydrolase; protein product: MSSKWLQVFTLAMAAFMAACSPIKVLNALTPSSTFTKTRGIAYGDDPRQKLDIYRPVPAVSNAPVVVFFYGGSWNSGAKDDYAFVGEALASRGIVAVIADYRLYPQVRYPAFLQDGAQAVAWAVNHSAEYGADPKQLYVMGHSSGAYNAAMLALDGRWLKAVGLAPSIFKGWIGLAGPYDFLPIENQDVRPVFFFPDSPPESQPINHVSHDAPPSLLIASTDDTLVNSTRNTGGLAKKLREAGVPVEVFYFTRTSHATLVASIAKPLRWLAPVLDRVTGFIASVPSR
- a CDS encoding MATE family efflux transporter produces the protein MSTLLTDWRDRPTHRRVWALAAPMILSNISVPLVALVDSMVIGHLPHAHQLGAVAVGASLYTFLAWAMGFLRMGSTGFAAQAAGRNDGAALRQILLQGLLLALGLAMLLGTVGIPLSHLALEWMQPSPELNQLTRDFFHTRLFGLPAALASYALVGWFLGTQNARAPLMILLTTNLVNIALNLWFVLGLDWGVVGSARASVIAEWTGALLGLTLTQKALRAYPGHIAWAALKLWQSWRPLLAVNRDIFIRSLALQSVFFMITVQGARLGDATVAANALLLNGLLLTAHALDGLAHAVEALCGHAIGARDRHSLRRSLVVAGGWSLIASVGFALLFTVAGHLFIAMQTDIPSVRDTADIYLPYLALLPLIAVGSYLLDGLFIGATRAREMRNGMLLTLLLTLPFAWALQGLGNHGLWITFLLFMTLRSLTLGVIAWRLKRQDQWFN
- a CDS encoding alpha-2-macroglobulin, coding for MLNKGLFLACALALLSACDSSDKPAAPPAPTVAAAPKPAKVAVDLPALKQRYAGRELSVVDVSEVQLDGASTLSVSFSIPLEPDQKFADKLHLVDSKSGKVDGAWELSDNLMELRLRHLEPQRKLVLTVDAGLKAVNANTLAAEYIARLETRDLQATVGFASRGTLLPTRLAEGLPVIALNVDKIDVEFFRIKPESLPSFLAQWGRNTSLQSYESRELLPLADLVYGGRFDLNPARNTRETLLLPIAGLKQLQQPGVYLAVMRASGTYNYSQPATLFTLSDIGLSVHRYANRLDVFTQALEGGKALDGVDLEVLDADGRVLGQGKTEKGGHAELPLPKKAQVLLAKQGEQTSLLRLDSAALDLAEFDIGGQPSHPLQFFVFGPRDLYRPGETVLLNALLRDKDGNAVKPQPVSVEVRRPDEQVSRKFVWDADASGLYQYQLQLAGEAPTGRWQLVFDLGDGKPQLYEFLVEDFLPERLALELKGSDTALNPADNPVIQVNGRYLYGAPASGNRVSGQVYVRPLREAVKSLPGYQFGSVTEEELSQDFELDESVLDAKGQEKLTLESKWAEAKSPLQLIVQASLQESGGRPITRRLVQPIWPAEQLPGLRGLFDGTETNGDGPAEFEVLLANQDGQKLAAQGLKVRLVRERRDYYWNYSDNDGWSYHYNEKFLNLDEQTLNIKAGDTAKVSFQVEWGPYRVEVEDPQTGLVSSLRFWAGYQAQDNTEGGAVRPDQVKLALDKPAYGDGDTANVTVTPPAAGKGYLLVESAEGPLWWQEIEVPAEGKSFAVKLDPKWSRHDLYVSALVIRPGERKANITPKRAVGLLHLPLDRTQRKLGVTLTAPEKMRPKQPLTVKVAAKNADGSVPKQVHVLVAAVDVGILNITEYPTPDPYSSLFGRKAYGVDQFDIYGQLIEAGQGRLASLAFGGDAALAKGGKRPDTSVTIVALQSAPVTLNDKGEGEVSVNIPDFNGELRLMAQAWSDDRYGMAEAKTVIAAPLIAELSAPRFLAGGDQTTLALDLSNLSGKAQTLDVQLSAEGQLELVSAAAQTVELKQGQRTTLRIPVKAWGGLGQGKVKVTVNGLVLPGENLPPFSREWTLGVRPAYPALLKHYRAVLKDQPWSLPAGTLDQFDTSGREALLSLSSRPPLNLGAQISALKAYPYGCLEQTASGLYPSLYADDALLKRLSIKGEPDAERKRKIELGIERLLGMQRYNGSFGLWGADGEEEYWLTAYVTDFLLRARDQGFAVPPEALKKASERLLRYVQERNLIDVDYSDNADHTRFAVQAYAGMVLARSQQAPLGALRSIFERRSDARSGLPLVQLAIALQKMGDQPRADQALQAGLATQRSAKQWLADYGSPLRDQAMILALLEENDLAKGKREERLFSLSDQLAASPYLSTQERNSLFLAGRLGFAQPEASWQVSLTGSGGLRELNNQQSTLPLDDKLLSSDLSLSNQGDTPVYQQLTISGYPQVPPAPGGENLSIRRDYLGMNGQPLNLRNLNSGDLVLVHLAVSAKQRVPDALVVDLLPAGLELENQNLAQSAASLENASSQVKEWRESMQNAALKHQEFRDDRYVAAINLQSDGTTHLLYLARAVTPGTYRVPPPQVESMYRPNWQAVGETPADLVIKGR